A single region of the Pontibacter kalidii genome encodes:
- the gyrB gene encoding DNA topoisomerase (ATP-hydrolyzing) subunit B, translating to MSEVEEKSLANDYSANSIQVLEGLEAVRKRPAMYIGDIGIKGLHHLVWEVVDNSIDEALAGHCDEINVIINPDNSVTVSDNGRGIPTDFHQKEGRSALEVVMTVLHAGGKFDKDTYKVSGGLHGVGVSCVNALSTDMHVTVHRKGKIYEQHYNIGVPAYPVREVGETDKTGTIVTFQPDASIFTTTEYKYDTIASRLRELSFLNKGIRINLKDLREVNEQGEPLSDSFLSEGGLKEFVAYLDETRENLIPEPIHVESEKNGVPVEIALQYNTSYTENIYSYVNNINTIEGGTHVAGFRRALTRTLKAYAEKSGMLDKVKIDIAGDDFREGLTAVISVKVQEPQFEGQTKTKLGNSEVSGAVDTAVGEMLNQYLEENPREARTIVNKVILAAQARFAARKAREMVQRKSVLSSTSLPGKLADCSDNEPANCEIYLVEGDSAGGSAKQGRDRKFQAILPLRGKILNVEKAQEHRIYENEEIKNMITAFGVSFGTPDDDKALNMERLRYHKIIIMTDADVDGSHIRTLILTFFFRYMKELIEKGYIYIALPPLYLVKKGKEERYCWSEQDRIDAIADLGKGREESVNVQRYKGLGEMNPEQLWTTTMNPDVRSLKQVTIESAAEADHLFSMLMGDEVGPRRDFIERNSKYARVDV from the coding sequence ATGAGTGAAGTAGAAGAAAAATCATTAGCAAACGATTATTCAGCAAATAGCATTCAGGTACTGGAAGGGCTCGAAGCAGTTCGTAAGCGCCCTGCCATGTACATTGGCGACATTGGCATCAAGGGCCTGCACCACCTGGTGTGGGAGGTGGTGGATAACTCCATCGACGAGGCCCTGGCCGGCCACTGCGACGAGATCAATGTCATTATTAACCCGGATAACTCCGTTACGGTGTCGGACAACGGCCGCGGAATCCCAACAGACTTTCACCAGAAGGAGGGACGCTCTGCCCTGGAGGTAGTTATGACGGTGCTGCACGCCGGCGGTAAGTTCGATAAGGACACCTATAAAGTATCCGGTGGTCTGCATGGCGTGGGCGTGTCCTGCGTGAACGCGCTTTCTACCGATATGCATGTGACCGTGCACCGCAAAGGCAAGATTTACGAGCAGCACTACAACATTGGAGTGCCGGCGTACCCGGTGCGCGAGGTAGGCGAGACTGACAAAACGGGTACCATCGTGACCTTCCAGCCGGACGCCTCTATCTTTACCACCACTGAGTACAAGTACGATACCATCGCCAGCCGCCTGCGCGAGCTTTCTTTCCTCAACAAAGGCATCCGCATTAACCTGAAGGACCTGCGTGAGGTGAACGAGCAGGGCGAGCCGCTGTCAGATTCTTTCCTGTCGGAAGGAGGCCTGAAGGAGTTCGTAGCCTACCTGGATGAAACGCGCGAGAACCTGATTCCGGAGCCGATCCATGTGGAGAGCGAGAAAAATGGCGTACCGGTGGAGATTGCCCTGCAGTATAACACATCGTACACCGAAAATATCTACTCCTACGTCAATAACATCAACACCATCGAAGGGGGTACGCACGTGGCCGGTTTCCGCCGCGCCCTTACCCGTACCCTCAAGGCCTATGCCGAGAAATCAGGCATGCTGGATAAGGTGAAGATTGATATTGCCGGTGATGACTTTAGAGAGGGCTTAACTGCCGTTATCTCGGTAAAAGTGCAGGAGCCGCAGTTTGAGGGCCAGACCAAGACCAAGCTGGGTAACTCAGAGGTATCCGGCGCTGTGGACACGGCCGTGGGTGAAATGCTCAACCAGTACCTGGAGGAGAACCCGAGAGAGGCTCGTACCATCGTAAACAAGGTTATACTTGCCGCTCAGGCCCGTTTCGCAGCCCGCAAGGCCCGTGAGATGGTGCAGCGCAAGAGTGTGCTCTCCAGCACCAGCCTGCCCGGCAAACTGGCCGACTGCTCTGATAACGAACCTGCGAATTGCGAGATTTACCTGGTGGAGGGTGACTCTGCGGGAGGGTCTGCTAAGCAGGGGCGCGATCGCAAGTTCCAGGCTATTCTGCCGCTGCGCGGTAAGATCCTGAACGTGGAGAAGGCGCAGGAGCACCGCATCTACGAGAACGAGGAGATCAAGAACATGATCACCGCGTTTGGCGTAAGCTTCGGCACACCGGATGATGACAAGGCCCTGAATATGGAGAGGCTGCGTTACCACAAGATCATCATCATGACGGATGCCGACGTGGACGGATCCCACATCCGCACGCTGATCCTGACCTTCTTCTTCCGTTACATGAAAGAACTGATTGAGAAAGGTTATATTTACATTGCGCTTCCGCCGCTGTATCTGGTAAAGAAAGGCAAGGAAGAGCGTTACTGCTGGAGCGAGCAGGACCGCATCGATGCTATTGCCGACTTGGGCAAAGGCAGGGAAGAAAGTGTAAACGTACAGCGCTACAAAGGTCTGGGTGAGATGAACCCGGAGCAACTCTGGACCACAACCATGAACCCGGATGTCAGAAGCTTAAAGCAGGTAACCATTGAGTCTGCCGCTGAGGCGGATCACCTGTTCTCGATGCTGATGGGCGACGAGGTAGGCCCGCGCCGCGACTTTATCGAGCGCAACTCCAAGTATGCACGCGTAGACGTGTAA
- a CDS encoding SIMPL domain-containing protein, translating to MKRLNLWVLSALLGVGTLSSCQTRSAAEEEDYLQVIGEYEQQMPEAGYRLSLSYNGPMRLRPAFTRWADSLQQVVPSMVLTNDNTYLHYMPEQMGQEKIKPGMFQTSLTYNMVVPDSAAYGRIIQSALDHNFPFNMNVTGTFVEPERKQELQQELMQKAMENARTKLNFLSGGADKYKIVGVEELDNLQPYGPEYYEFNRKMVSRVKVKARLTAEAD from the coding sequence ATGAAAAGATTAAACCTATGGGTGCTGTCGGCCTTGCTCGGGGTGGGCACCCTCAGCAGCTGCCAAACCCGCTCTGCCGCCGAGGAAGAAGACTACCTGCAGGTGATAGGGGAGTATGAACAGCAGATGCCCGAGGCCGGCTACCGCCTTAGCTTATCGTACAACGGGCCGATGCGCCTGCGCCCCGCTTTTACCCGCTGGGCCGATTCGCTGCAGCAGGTGGTGCCCAGCATGGTGCTCACCAACGACAACACGTACCTGCACTACATGCCGGAGCAGATGGGACAGGAGAAGATAAAGCCCGGCATGTTCCAGACCAGCCTGACCTACAACATGGTAGTGCCCGACAGCGCCGCTTACGGCCGCATTATCCAAAGCGCCCTCGACCACAACTTTCCTTTCAACATGAACGTGACCGGTACTTTTGTGGAGCCGGAGCGAAAGCAGGAACTGCAGCAGGAGCTGATGCAGAAAGCCATGGAGAACGCCCGTACCAAACTGAACTTCCTGAGTGGCGGCGCAGACAAGTATAAAATTGTGGGCGTGGAGGAACTGGACAACCTGCAGCCCTACGGACCGGAGTATTACGAGTTCAACCGGAAAATGGTGTCCCGGGTAAAGGTGAAGGCCCGCCTGACGGCTGAGGCAGATTGA